CTACAACTGATTTGAAAAATTTCGATAACAGCTTTGTGCTATCTCCTTCTCCACATCCTAACTCCAAACATATTCCTTCTGATTTTTCCTGCATGTACTTTTCCATAACATTAATATTTAATTGTTTAATTATTGCAAGAAAATTACTATTTCTACATTCATAAGTTTGAGCCACTATGTCCAAATTATTGTTTTCGCTCATATTATAATCCCTTCTTTATGCTACTATTTCTTCACAAATTCTACTCTCAAGCACCTATTGGACCCGCCTCTAGTTCCTATCTAAATCCTTTATTGCAAAAATAAATGCATACAAACTTAATCCAAAATCAATTGTTTGATTATCTAAATCCAACATATATTCTAATATTTCACTTTCTTCTGGCATGTTTTGCAATATATCTTCTAAGCATAAATGATATACCAGCCCTCCAGTATTGATAATAGTATGATCTATGAAATATTTCTTCACTGCTGGCACAATACTTTCTGAGTCTGCTGCCTCGGAAGGATCGGTATTCATCATTTGTTGTATCGATGGAGCATTAAGAAATCTTGTAAACTTACTTCCATCTGCATTGTTAAAATAATCCTCTGCTAAATACAATCGGATTCCATTTACAATTGCCATCTGCATATCAGACCACTGAAACCTGTTATTTCCAATAAAGTCATTACAGAAAAATAGTCCACCTCGTTTTAGCAAATTGTACGAGATTTCTACTGCTTTATCTGCATCCTCCATATGATGTAAGCTATTATCCCAAAAGACAAGATCATAGTATGCATCCTTATCAGATAATGAATAAATATCTCCACACATAAACTCCATCTGATGTTCTACTTCATTCTTTCTGGCATTTTCTCTAGCTTTTTTTATCATTCCTTCAGCAATATCAATACAGGTAAAATGCTTCACAACACCTTCTTTTAATAACCTAATTTCCTTTTGTGCACTTCCACATCCAATAGATATAGCTCTTTCAATCCCTTCTACCGGAATTAAATTCTTTTCTTTTAATAATTCTATTGCTCCATTATTCCAACCATCAATCGCTTTACCACAAATCTTTTTATTATAATGACGAATTATTGTCTGAGACTGCCACCATCTAGTTCTATTTGGGTTCTCTTTATAATTTGACCAATAATCAGCTTCAATTCGTTTCCTAGTGATATATACATCTTCTTTATTCGTAATATTTAGATTTCTTTCCTCTATTTTCTTTGACATAGCTTCCATTATTCTTGCATTTTTATCTTCGTTTCCTAATCGATATGTCTTTTCAATCAAATCAAAAACAAACTTCCGTTCTGTTAAGTTGTGAATTATACTGATTATAATCTCCATAGGAGAAACTTTGTTTATATGTATCCACTTTAGAATATCTTCTATTTCAATCTTCTCTCTGATTTCAAGTCTTCGCAAGAAAAATTTGATCCTTGTATAACGTTCTAAAAGTTCTGATGTGGAAAGGTCAAGTTCCAATAATATCTCTCCACCCAGAGTTTCCCTCTCCAAATTTGATATTTCAAAAACTTGCCTTAATATCGGCATATTCTTAACCATCTCATTCTCATCGAAACTGCAAAGAAGTATTTCTGCCTCTTTATATCTTTTCTGATTAATTAAATTTTCTATTTCTACATAAAGTTGCTTCGTTAGTGAGTGTAACTCATAACTATAAATAAACGGATAATTAGTCCATTTTTCAGTAAGAAAATCTGGATAAGCGTCAAACATAATTTTTCTGTTATCATCGTAATTCACTAGATTACTATATCCGCAGTCATGAATAGCCCACGCAGGATCTTGAAAAGGAATTACAATACGATATCCCGCCCTTAAAAACTCAAAAGATTGAGAGATATCATAAAAATCCCATTGCTTTAATATATCCTCTCTCCATCTAATATCGTATTGTGTAGCCAATAGCATTCCGTCAAGGGCTTCAACATAGATGTATGGTTCTTTCTGATAGAAATGAATATCTAATGCCGAAGAATAGTCACTAGCAATCGTCCTACCGCAATTCCACGCGTTATAAATAACACCACTTTCAGGAATTTTTACTCCGCCAATTAAGCCCAACATTCCAATTTTATGATCTGTTCTAAATACATTTAACATATCAGATATAAAATTCTGATTGATAATAAAAACATCCTGATGCAGATAAACTTTATATTTTGCATCGCTACTTTCCATGGCTGCATTATAAGCTTCAGCCATAGACTTTGCTTCTCTTACTGTAATGATATCTATTTCAAAGTCCTCTGGAATAATCAATCGATTAAGATACCAATTGCACTCTTCAAAATAAAGCTCATTATTAACACATACAATAAAAGCTATCTTTTTACTATTCATATTTATTACCCTTTACTTTCTCAATACATAAAGTATAGACGTCTCCGAAAAACCATTATCCTTAAACAACTTAGCTCCAAAAAATTCTTTTCCTAAACATTCTAATGAAAATCCACTATCAGCAATCCTTTTTATAAAGTCCTGCTTCGCATATTTTCTCACATGATCTCCCTGACCAAATCGTCTCCAATTTTCTTCTTCTGAACAGCCTACTTCCTCATCTGTTGCCACCACATTTAGATCCAAAGGTACTAATAGAATACCCGTTCCATTCTTCTTTAATATTCTATAAAGTTCTTTTAATGCCTTCCTATCGTCTGGTACATGTTCCAATACATGAGAACAAATCCATATATCATAACTTTCATCAGATATCATACTCATGTCCTGTAAATCCAATTGAAAAGTTACATCTTCCATGTATAAATCTCCAGAAGCATAGTTTAGATTAGGGTAATTAGCAAATAAATACTCTTCCATTGCCTTTGATGGTGCAATTTGCAACATGCTAACTTCTGATGATTCTAAAATTTTGCTTTGCTCCAAATAGGAAACTATGAGTCGCTCTCTGTCTAGACTTCCACAAATTGGACAAATATATTCTTTCTCACTTAAGGTTTCTAATCTAGGTTCAGGAAGCTCGTACTTTTTTCTCATTTCATAATATACCTTCGGTAAAGGTAAATAGTATACTTTCTCCTTACACAATGAACAGTGTCTTATATTTTCATCATAATCTTTTATGTATTCCACTGATAGACTATAAAATTCTCGTATTACACTCTTAAAAAACTCTTCTGTTACCTGAACATCCCTGAAATTTGTATCATAATAATCATTTAAAAATGGATGACCCAATTTTACAAATATCTCAATCATGTCTTGGGTTATATTCAAAAAATCTCCCCAGTAGACTTCTGCATTTTCGTTGCTAATATGAGGAAATAATGCCTCTAAATATTCCTTGAATACCCCTATCTCTTCCTTATGCTGCGATAGTTCTCTAAATATGAGTAATGCCTTCTGATTCATTCTTACACTCCATTCTTATCACTAGATTAGATCACAAATTTTCTCTATTTCCGTTACATCCAAATCTGAATACATAGGTAATGTCAAAATTCTTTTTGATACGTATCTAGCATTTTTTAAGTCAATCTCCGTATATAAACCACGAAAGCACTGCTGATCCGACGTTATTGGATAAAAATATTTTCTTGCATAAATATTGTTCTCCGCCAATCTTTTGTAAACCGCATTTCTCTGTTCTTCAGAAGAAAACAGCACTGGATAGTACCCATAATTATAAACAATCTTTGGATCTCTTTTCCGTAATGTAATATCTTTTCTGTGGGATAAATATCCATCGTAATATAATGTCTTTTCTTCTCTTTTACGAATTTCTTCTCTAATATACTTTAGGTTGCACAACCCCATAACAGCACAAAATTCATTCATTTTTCCGTTAGCTCCAACTGCAACAACAGCCTCTTCAGAACGAATACCAAAGTTCTTAAGATTGTAAAGCCTATCGTATAATTTCTCTTCTCTAAAACAAACTGCCCCACCTTCAATTGTATTAAATACCTTGGTAGCATGAAAACTTAGAACAGATGCATCTCCAAGGCTTTCTACTGAGATTCCGTCTATTGTCTCTCCAAATGAATGTGCAGCATCATAGATTACCTTAAGTTTATTTCTTTTTGCAATTTTCTCAATTTGTAAATAATTACATATATTTCCATACACATGTACAGGAATTATGGCTACTGTCTTATCCGTAATTAAAGACTCAATTTTATTTTCATCAATTGTAAAATCACTAAGCTTTATATCACAAAATATTGGTATCATACCACTTCGAATAATAGCATGAGTAGTAGAAACAAAAGTGTAAGGAGTTGTAATAATTTCACTTCCCTTAGGAAATCCCATTGATTGAATCGCCATCTCCAATGCTGTATGTCCATTTACCATAAGTGAAATATGTGGTATATTTAAAAATTCCTTTAATTCGTTTTCCAACCTTTTATGAAATTCGCCCATATTGGTAATCCTATGGGTATCCCACATTGGTCGTATCATTTCTATGTATTCCTCGTAGGACGGCATAGAGGAATGGGTTACATAAACAGGTTTTTCTATCATTCTTCCTCCAATTCTATGTATCTACTGAATCGCCTTTATAAGTTAGCATCAATAATACATTGCCCCATTTCACGCATAATTTGATTTTTCTTTAATCCTTCTAAATATATTTTTGCACTTCCTATCTCTAACTCTAACTGAAAGAAATCTTTTTTCCCAAATCTATACTTTTCTAAAAAGCAATCCTGTACTCTTTTATCTTTAAAAATATCATAAAAATAAAAAATTGCAGCTTGGCGGGTTAGCTCTTCTTTGGCTCTAACCAGTAAAAAGAATTTTTCACACATAATCTCCTCTGGTGTCATTGCATCCTTATTAACAAACATATCGCCAAATGCAGCTCTAAAGAATTTTTCCTCCATGCCAGCTATAGTCTCATACCACATGTAACATTCTTCACTATAGTGTCTTGCGATATTCTCTGGAGATACGGCACTGACATTGATTGAGTTTCCTGATGAATGCCAACGAAAGGTCATCAGTTTTTCTTCAATAACATGTATCTTTCCCGTTAAAATTAGATTTACCCACATCTGAAAGTCTGGTATCTGACGAAAAGCCTTATTACCATTCTCTATAAGTTCTTTATAAATATTCGTCCGAATTAAAATAGAGGGATGCACAAGGCAGTTTCCATTTTCATAAAAATAGCGCATCCACTCTTCTGAACTCCTATTAGGTTGCTGAAATGCTTCTATCCCTACTACCTCGTTTCCTTTTTCATTCACTTGTCTAGACCAAGTAAAACAAGCAGCACAATCTGGATTACTCTCCATATAGCTCATCTGTTTTTTTAATTTATCTTCATGCCAGAAGTCGTCAGAATTTAGTAAAGCTGTATATTCATTGTCTACTTTACTACTTAAAAATCTAGTCAACCCTCCTTGATTCTCATCAAACAGATGAATTTCACGTAGTCTTTCGTCATATTGTATTAACTTCTCTCTAGTCCCATCGGTAGATGCATCATCTGCTGCATACACATCAAAATCTTGATAAGTCTGATTCAAGACACTATCGATTGCTTGTTCAACAAAGTCCACATGATTATAACAAGGGATGATTACCCCAACTTTTTTATTTGTCATCTTATTCTCCTTATTCATTTCAAGTCGATTTAACAGAAACCTTTAATATATAGTCTGCCTTCTTATCCTCAATAGCTTTAATAATTAAGTCAGAATGATTTTGTATTTTTTCTATTATCTGTTTTTCGGTGATAAAAGTTATTTGTTCATTTATTTTAATTGCCTTAGAAATACTAATTAACATAAAGCCTTTTTCTTTCAAATAGGGTAATAGTTTAAGAACTGTCTCTTTCGGTCGTTCAAGATATTCTAAGACATTGCCTATTATAATATAATCAAAACTCTTTTCTATAAATGGCAATTCTACCACCTCAATATCTCCTTGGATTATATTAGTAAGATTTTTTCCGATTATTGCTACTTCAACATTCTTTTCAATTCCATATACCTTACTATTTGGGAATATACTCTCTGCCTTGGCCATAGTCGCTCCGAGTCCACATCCCACGTCTAGTATCGAAATTTGTTCATCTGGATCTTTATCTATAAGCTCCAAGAGATCCGTTCTAACCCAACAATACTCTTCTACTGGTATTCCATGCTTTTCCTCTAACTTCTTTCGATTCCTTATCAAAAGTTCGTCAAAAGATTTTTGATTCTTCCTAAATCCCACACTTCCAAAATGATAAATGAAACTATTTTTACACAATAGTTGGGTATATCCTGCTTTTAGAAATCGGAATCCTATATCATTGTCCTCATAATTTCCTGGTGTGAATCTCTCATCTAGATAACCTACCACTTCCAAGGCTTTTCTTTTAAACATAATCGCAAATCCCATTAGCCAAGCCTTCTTCTCATAAGGATATCTCATCGGAATATTATGCTTAGTCCCATATATAAACCACTCTTCTATACTGCTTTTCTTTTCCTTAACCATCTGATCATTATTGGCATGGTTGCTCACACTTCCAACAGCACCAACTTTTTCATTTTCATATAATCCCATTCGAAGCCAAAAAATAGCATTGGGTGGAACTATCGTATCATTATTTAACAAAAATACATCATTCTCAGTCTCTGATACTCTAATACCCTGATTACAGCCTGCTGGAAAGCCCTTGTTCTCTTGATTATAAATCACTTTTAGATTGTCCATCCCAATCTTTTGCTTCCATCTTCTTTGATACTCTTGAATCCATTCTTGGCTTCCATCTTCAGATGCATTGTCAACTAAAATAAGTTCATAAGCCTCCGGAGACATACTTTGCTGAATACTATCAATACAAATAGAAGTCATTTCCTTTCCATTGTAAGAAAGAATAACTATTGATACAGGTGATACTGATACTTCATCAGAGCTTAGAAGGTTGTTTTTGACTTCTGTAAGAAAATATCGGTCTTCATTATTACAATAAAATTCTGCATTTTCATAACACAAAAATGCTTGATTTTTATTCTTATCTAAGTAATAATTACCCAACATAAAATACAATTCATAATTTTTATGATTATATTTAATTCCCTTACTAATACATTCAAATGCTTTTTCTTTCTCCCCTACGTTCAAGTAAATACTTGCTTCAAGAATTGCCATGGTATCATTATATATATTATTTATGACCTTATACTCTTTTAACAGTGTATTGGCCTCTTCCATTCTTCCGCCATTTATCAGAATACCTATTCTCTCTTCCGTCAACAAATCACGTTTGCCCAAATCTTGTCTATATTCTTCTAAGAAGGCTATTCTCTCTGCCTCATACCCTATATTAATATCCATACCACATTCATGGATTACCCATGGCTTGTCCTGATTTACAACTGCTGTTTTATATCCTTTTCTAGCAAATTCAAGACATTGAGAAGTATCATAAAAATGCCAACCCTTACAAATATCTTCCCTCCATGGAACATCATATTGAGTAATCATAATTTGTCCATCAATTGCTTGAACAAATTCAAAATCACCTTCCACTTTTCCTAATTCAAGAAGTTTTACAATTTGCAGATTATCTTCCAACGTCTTCCCAATACAGCCTCTGCCTTCCCACCATGTTCCGTCTTCAGGAAGATGCTTGCAGCCAATCACTCCAAGCATACCAATTTCAGGATGTTCAGTAAAAATTCGAATACAATTCTCAATTATCATAGCATTAACAATGAATACATCCTGATGCATATATACCTTATACTTCGCATCACTTTGCCGCATTGCTCTATTGTACCCTTCAGTCATTGAGACACCATCTTCAATAATAATAATCTCTTTTTCCATTCCTGTCGGTATTTTTAGAGAATTAATGTAGCACTTTGTTTCCTCCATTATTTCTTTACAATTAGAGCATAAAATAAATGCTACTTTCTTATAATTCATCTCTAACCCTCCATTACAAAGCTCCCTTTACACAAATATTCATGTAAAACGTGCTCCATCTCTTTATCTCCACGATTTTTGAAGTGTTTCTCCATATAAGTGGCTACTTTTTGCTTATTGCTAGAAAAAAGTGAAATCATCAGAATAAGCATATATATAGAAATATTCATACTTACAAAATCGATTGCATTACTAATCTCAATATCATATTCAATTCTGCGTAGATAATATTTTATACTATAATATAGCTTTACTAAATCATCCACACAATTACA
The Clostridium sp. Marseille-P299 genome window above contains:
- a CDS encoding glycosyltransferase, translated to MNSKKIAFIVCVNNELYFEECNWYLNRLIIPEDFEIDIITVREAKSMAEAYNAAMESSDAKYKVYLHQDVFIINQNFISDMLNVFRTDHKIGMLGLIGGVKIPESGVIYNAWNCGRTIASDYSSALDIHFYQKEPYIYVEALDGMLLATQYDIRWREDILKQWDFYDISQSFEFLRAGYRIVIPFQDPAWAIHDCGYSNLVNYDDNRKIMFDAYPDFLTEKWTNYPFIYSYELHSLTKQLYVEIENLINQKRYKEAEILLCSFDENEMVKNMPILRQVFEISNLERETLGGEILLELDLSTSELLERYTRIKFFLRRLEIREKIEIEDILKWIHINKVSPMEIIISIIHNLTERKFVFDLIEKTYRLGNEDKNARIMEAMSKKIEERNLNITNKEDVYITRKRIEADYWSNYKENPNRTRWWQSQTIIRHYNKKICGKAIDGWNNGAIELLKEKNLIPVEGIERAISIGCGSAQKEIRLLKEGVVKHFTCIDIAEGMIKKARENARKNEVEHQMEFMCGDIYSLSDKDAYYDLVFWDNSLHHMEDADKAVEISYNLLKRGGLFFCNDFIGNNRFQWSDMQMAIVNGIRLYLAEDYFNNADGSKFTRFLNAPSIQQMMNTDPSEAADSESIVPAVKKYFIDHTIINTGGLVYHLCLEDILQNMPEESEILEYMLDLDNQTIDFGLSLYAFIFAIKDLDRN
- a CDS encoding class I SAM-dependent methyltransferase, coding for MNQKALLIFRELSQHKEEIGVFKEYLEALFPHISNENAEVYWGDFLNITQDMIEIFVKLGHPFLNDYYDTNFRDVQVTEEFFKSVIREFYSLSVEYIKDYDENIRHCSLCKEKVYYLPLPKVYYEMRKKYELPEPRLETLSEKEYICPICGSLDRERLIVSYLEQSKILESSEVSMLQIAPSKAMEEYLFANYPNLNYASGDLYMEDVTFQLDLQDMSMISDESYDIWICSHVLEHVPDDRKALKELYRILKKNGTGILLVPLDLNVVATDEEVGCSEEENWRRFGQGDHVRKYAKQDFIKRIADSGFSLECLGKEFFGAKLFKDNGFSETSILYVLRK
- a CDS encoding DegT/DnrJ/EryC1/StrS family aminotransferase — protein: MIEKPVYVTHSSMPSYEEYIEMIRPMWDTHRITNMGEFHKRLENELKEFLNIPHISLMVNGHTALEMAIQSMGFPKGSEIITTPYTFVSTTHAIIRSGMIPIFCDIKLSDFTIDENKIESLITDKTVAIIPVHVYGNICNYLQIEKIAKRNKLKVIYDAAHSFGETIDGISVESLGDASVLSFHATKVFNTIEGGAVCFREEKLYDRLYNLKNFGIRSEEAVVAVGANGKMNEFCAVMGLCNLKYIREEIRKREEKTLYYDGYLSHRKDITLRKRDPKIVYNYGYYPVLFSSEEQRNAVYKRLAENNIYARKYFYPITSDQQCFRGLYTEIDLKNARYVSKRILTLPMYSDLDVTEIEKICDLI
- a CDS encoding glycosyltransferase family A protein — encoded protein: MTNKKVGVIIPCYNHVDFVEQAIDSVLNQTYQDFDVYAADDASTDGTREKLIQYDERLREIHLFDENQGGLTRFLSSKVDNEYTALLNSDDFWHEDKLKKQMSYMESNPDCAACFTWSRQVNEKGNEVVGIEAFQQPNRSSEEWMRYFYENGNCLVHPSILIRTNIYKELIENGNKAFRQIPDFQMWVNLILTGKIHVIEEKLMTFRWHSSGNSINVSAVSPENIARHYSEECYMWYETIAGMEEKFFRAAFGDMFVNKDAMTPEEIMCEKFFLLVRAKEELTRQAAIFYFYDIFKDKRVQDCFLEKYRFGKKDFFQLELEIGSAKIYLEGLKKNQIMREMGQCIIDANL
- a CDS encoding glycosyltransferase, whose product is MNYKKVAFILCSNCKEIMEETKCYINSLKIPTGMEKEIIIIEDGVSMTEGYNRAMRQSDAKYKVYMHQDVFIVNAMIIENCIRIFTEHPEIGMLGVIGCKHLPEDGTWWEGRGCIGKTLEDNLQIVKLLELGKVEGDFEFVQAIDGQIMITQYDVPWREDICKGWHFYDTSQCLEFARKGYKTAVVNQDKPWVIHECGMDINIGYEAERIAFLEEYRQDLGKRDLLTEERIGILINGGRMEEANTLLKEYKVINNIYNDTMAILEASIYLNVGEKEKAFECISKGIKYNHKNYELYFMLGNYYLDKNKNQAFLCYENAEFYCNNEDRYFLTEVKNNLLSSDEVSVSPVSIVILSYNGKEMTSICIDSIQQSMSPEAYELILVDNASEDGSQEWIQEYQRRWKQKIGMDNLKVIYNQENKGFPAGCNQGIRVSETENDVFLLNNDTIVPPNAIFWLRMGLYENEKVGAVGSVSNHANNDQMVKEKKSSIEEWFIYGTKHNIPMRYPYEKKAWLMGFAIMFKRKALEVVGYLDERFTPGNYEDNDIGFRFLKAGYTQLLCKNSFIYHFGSVGFRKNQKSFDELLIRNRKKLEEKHGIPVEEYCWVRTDLLELIDKDPDEQISILDVGCGLGATMAKAESIFPNSKVYGIEKNVEVAIIGKNLTNIIQGDIEVVELPFIEKSFDYIIIGNVLEYLERPKETVLKLLPYLKEKGFMLISISKAIKINEQITFITEKQIIEKIQNHSDLIIKAIEDKKADYILKVSVKST